tctctcaagagggtatcactggcttcagggccgctcaaatgcggcgcttccggcttcacgcggaacgggtcctcatcgcatgcgaagctttacccattctggcttcaaaccacaacccctcctgcaggcaggcagggctcaaGCTACTTCCCATTGAAGCTACTTCCCCCTGCGCCTCACTCTAAAAATAGGCGTTTGAGTAGCGCTGGCAAGAGgggtaaggtgagttccaggcagtgttgggtgaaacgtgttacagtatggagtttcagtaacgtattacttgcattactaatgcagtcgggtaattactacccattacaatgctcagtaactaacgcagtttcaagcttcaacacagcgttacctgaaatgaatggtgccaactcatttctaatatgcaaaagacaaacaaatgcgtctatgatgtattttcgatcagacgagatctctctcccggtctgcgtgcgagggggcggggcagtttacacacacgcagctgctacatgcagcggagcactctgcgtaggtggcggagagaacgcgctccgaggtgtggttaaactttacccgtctcgacgtggagaatgctcgttgccaaaagtgcaataagagtttagcttttgtctaaacatttatcaaagtgcagcacattcagacagaggaatgcaccgttttcgactgtctagcagctctgtagccccatccacgagtaacgtttccacgtcaggtgtcatGTATGCTGGCAGCAATACACAGAGTtcactaaattatacaaacatgggttaatgattagaggtaactgagtattttattttgttgggctagagtctttcccatgctgttttccgggaataatagtcaaagccgtcaggtgcagcataggcaagacgacaagatttgtcataactttaacgaaaacgtctgctaccacccatatcgtacattcctccacatctgcagtCCTGCAAGGACGCTCATCCGAGGTCTGTATGCCCCAAGCGCAACGCAGCTTTGCCAGTACCTCGCGCCAGGAATCACATGGAAAATAAtctttcaaccccccccccacccgcattaacgctacacattagcagcggccgtatctactcactcagacactcaatgagtcttcgtttttattcacggatgctgcccatccgtggggtttttggggagtttcttcagggagaaagagaagttcacgtaatatgatagaagacagtctaatcacccaatcaagtgcATCCATGTCTCACCATGGCGTaattaaactgctaattaagctagtcccatatcatgggtcatgtttcagtatttacctaagcatacatcattttatgctgcgcatattgtctcatttatattggttcatgctcacatggcttacgataagccaggatataacattcatgtctcattgtactcaagctaacagctgcattacattgtctacatctccctcttcccccggacatcgactcgtgccggcaatcctagatctctcagtttacctatggtaaacatgcatataactggtggtggtgtcttaatagcatttcagggcttcgtccaggataggtgcagcaaccctgccgcaatcaaggtaattattcctcatccctacaacaaccagacggccatccaagatctctctttcctggtatttatacatttagtggtagtgttcatctgtgcatgtttaaccctgcatcgcaggtcatcgaccatcgtgtcggcaaggtttagtggtagtgttcacgtaagcccggcgctgattccggccatcgactcccgagtcagcatcctatgatgtacagtaagcccggcagcgattccggccgttgtttagtggtagtacgtaagcccggcctgattccggccggtggctctcgggtcaagcatcttatgatgtacagtaagcccagcagagaacagtaagcccggcagcgacTCCGGCCGTCGTTTAGTGGTAATGTTCTCGTaagtccggcgctgattccggccgtcgaccttcgggtcagcatcttatgatgtacagtaagcccggcagtgattccggcagattgtttaatccacatgttaatctctcatttcatccatagatcaccgcagtcagcccacaagacgttccggaacctctgcccaggagccagcgctcaacccgtcaggattcctcccctgcatctcctctctctctcttaaatagaagccccctagaaaggcacctcgaatcagcaggtttatgaggaagggcttagcgcgtccaccctcaaaacatatgattcgcttggagaacgtttgcgaCGTTTTGCTTTCCGTAGGCTTCACACTTAAAactgttctcatctccaccgtgtgtgccttcatgtgctactgcgccactgatcaccacctcaaacctcaatacatccggggcctcttagcgggaattcagtttaacgttcgctgttccgatcccggctttcccagcctgttcacaaaccagtcagtcaaactcatcctcaagccgtgctggctatccaaaggtctctccaaccttaaacaaattggtacgtatgcatataactggtggtggttcttagtATGTCAGCACGCATGTCGCCCCACggctcatgtttatttctgcatatttaaacctgtatgtccaggttgtaaaaccttcgggtctgtataacgtgtccctgctaaagcaggttgccccgcaagagaaaaggttcgggaagcctcgcacgttccgggcacccggggcactggtcgggtcgctcggtgcgtccgggtagtccccgctcacccgggatgccccgtacgtccgggacgccctgtacggccaggatgccccctccgggatgccccgtacgtccgggaagccctgtgtggatgccctgtacgatccaggatgccctgtacggccaggatgccccgtatgtccgggttgccctgtacgtccaggatgccccgtacgtccgagaagccccgtatgtccgggttgccctgtacgtccaggatgccccgtacgtccgggaagccccgtatgtccgggtcgtgaaacctccggtccgtataatgtttccctgctaaagtcaggttaccccgcacattcgggaagcctcgcacgttccgggcacccggggcactggtcgggtcgctcggtgcgtccgggtagtccccgctcacccgggatgccccgtacgtccgggacgccctgtacggccaggatgccccctccgggatgccccgtacgtccgggacgccctgtatgtccaggaagccccatccgggatgccccgtctgtccgggatgccccttacggccgggaagccctgtacgtccaggaaggatgcccgggaggcaacagtcgcttaaatcctcacatgtattaacctctcctttccatccatagatttccgctgcatcccacaaggtaagattattcacattcagtacttcatacttcattcttttgggagttcatcggaaacggttcttcccttcccgattgatatcctactaaaacctgggcctaatcgccaaaacaacattcattcatttgtgatgaactgtcatcattatgtttcattgatataatgtgaccgataataaatatgtattccatacatcatgtctctcctgattgaaatgaagcttagcgcaagttcagacaggaagacctaacactccgtattgctcgtcatggcaatacttgctccctgcatctaaatgacagggagcgcctctcctcagctaaacctatcacgcccctccatttatAAGCCTAAATGATTGCACCTGTTAAtctctctatatatgctctcccctgttctatcagctgtcttccaggtgtcaacgtgcaaccctcctccaccccttcgcctcctgctttcaactccatgcatgcacacacatgcatttccaaacatttggactacctatgttgcaaatgtattatcttttcaatttacacacggcatctattgcacgtctgtccgtcctgggagagggatccctcctctgttgctctccctgaggtttctcccatttttccctttaaactgggttttcttcggaagtttttccttgtacgatgtgagggtctaaggacagagggtgtcgtattgtcatactgatattctgtacaaactgtgaagaccactgagacaaatgtaacattcgtgatattgggctatatgactaaacattgattgatcgattgattgaactcaggaccaagcttaaccttcccccttccaaccggacctaaccacttatcaccaccaccagtgtctagaccagcgtttctcaaagtgtggggcgcagagatgtgataggtgggtcgcgaaaaaaaaaaactatttaaaaaaaaagaagagaaattcaaaaaaaatatttacattttttttctcacatttatttattatttatacactggtggaatatcaaaacaacagcccgcccggggtgcaaaacgtatcaatgaaaagcgaccctctaccacacaaaacaacacctgtagataacccaatttgtgttctttgaaattgaaaagggtattgcattgtgtttgttactttcgttgcagttgtatgtcttaagtgtaatttggcatgcttttattttgaaggcaagtttacgctgttgacagttgttgttgctatggaaaaaagaaacgtttcacagcgggcggaacttgtcataaagtccgcgataataaagcccacccatttagaagGAAGATacgattggtcaattgtactgtcatttgacattactctcgttcagttactatagctggccctctgtgaattcatagctggacgtccaatcagctcctgtcttcacctcgcagagaggagcttctttcatttaacccttcacattcaaacagaaactgaataggcagattcaaaggatttatttctttggaaatattattttaaatacaatttaatagagttatttttggtaaaactattgacaaatattactaaaaacatatttaaaaaaaatatataaagaaaaatataatttgttttaatgtttttaaatattattttgtagaatatgttaggccctcagagacaggctcgccactggtaaaaatctctcatacacacgtgtgaaacgctctcacagacacacacaacagcgttgcagtcgggaagaaaagcaatgtggagcgagagagcgagagagcaagagagagagcacacctttatctatttaataaagttgtacaaaataaagtaagaaatcattccaatgtgtactataggacagtaaaaagtttaaaaggggagtgattagtcaaatatgcataaataaaaagaaagaatgctaactaggtaacataagataagaataaacaagtttaaatgatttgttgtgatcatattctaaagatgtttggattattgaaaagtatacagctccctttcatctgagtgttgagagctgtatccataaattcatgttgggctcaaagtagggctgctcgattatggcaaaaatcataatctcgattatttgggtcaataattgatatcacgattattaaaaacgattaaccatttactttgaaaaacatcaatttattgaagaaaataatttgaaaagtatgtttttaacagttgattaccctgaactttaagtttaattcaactgaaaaacctatttaaaaaataaataaaatcgttttatttcgattatgttgttttcatattcgttgcaagccaaaatcgtaattgcgattaaaatactatttaattgagcagccctagctcaaagtgcaccagattgatgcattcaacttcaacatttaaaaaaaaatcttcctgggggtgcatgcccccggaccctcgaggatatgacgtccaccaccaaataaagcaggttaaaataattaaattgcatacattttattttagtaaacactgaaaacgggtcccacagacccaaacagcactcaaaggttaaaggtagcatataataatgttaaaatgtgctaaatatatacactgcaaaaaaacaaaaagaggagtaaaagtagctcacgacttgttttattttttgaaagtaaccctcatcctaaaaaaagttggagaaccctgttatagaacgatacatttgacaattttaagcttggcctaccattttattggagcgatgaggaacaggtggggcttgaaaaggcccacctgttcaaagtggggaatgacagaaaaagtttgagaaccactggtctagacccaggggagttcatcggaaacggttcttcccttcccgattgatatcctactaaaacctgggcctaatcgccaaaacaacattcattcatttgtgatgaactgtcatcattatgtttcattgatataatgtgaccgataataaatatgtattccatacatcatgtctctcctgattgaactattGTTCTGACCAAGCAGTGGTATTTTTAAGTACAGGGGGGTTCTTTcatagtgtgtgaaatatgcgatgctggaaacatgtggCTGTTGAAAAACTTAGTTTGGGTAAATATGTCACAATGGACGAAACGATTATTAGagggagtttttgtaatatcattagtagacattaatggtgttgtttagatggcagtTAACTACTAAGACAAATAGTATGATTAGAAAGAGACAGaatggaaagggttggatttatttaacctcagtgtgctagaatttCTATAGGTAATGcatcccgagacctggactctctctctctgcctgtcagacgGCTAAGaccccgaccctccaagcagacagaAGACCTATCCCAACCAGGacactcctccttctccatcgaacggacagagaaccagagctgaaccaacaacaacaataagaactgcagccagaactatcttcacctgtggcatccagaaccaaacagcttGCTGACAGGCGGAGATCTGCTCTTATCAGTCCCTCAGGCAGGGGATGAGGTTCCAAGctgagccacgagatttggcacaagagcaaagtgtgggacatgagagcagaatccgccctccataaagcagcagagagactgtaaaggaggagatgaaatgcaaagcagtacaAAAACCGCGGCATGATGGGGGCTGCAGATGTAGCTGGGCAGATGGCTGCCTCAAAGACTTACAGCGAATGGATTCAACAGCTGATGGATAAAGGGGGAGGAGTCAGAATCAGAGGAGATGGTCGGGCAGAATGTGAGGAGGccgggtcacggcttgagataaaccagaggagaggagaagggaATCAAcaggaatgagtgagtttacacataaacacgcTTATTATAAGCGCACatttaaagaacttgaatttacctgataaataagtgaagataaaaaGTTGTATTAACCATGAattaattaattggtaaattaaaaatagcagtaatgAGGAGACTATTAAAGTAAAATGAGAATcatcctaaaacacactgagggaTGAAGAGGGAGACATGACAGAGTAGAACCATatgcttcaatcttttcatcatgttaacaaaTCATTCTTCAAGAGATTTGTATTCACCTGTGAATTAGGTACTGATCTCATTTTTTACAATATTGATCACCATTAAAAGGATaattttaggaaccactctataggacacatctttatttgtatggataaggttaaagggagagctggtgccaagccaaatatagtattccaatctataaagtattgatttcaccattgtgccatagttattaccataggataaagtagggagtaattgttgcatgttcggacacccggggttccacacactgctaaagagtttaatattgttttttaggtagaccagaattgaagatacatGCGTATAATGACCTATGAAAAGCTACACAGGTCCTAGTACTGGTTTGACTCAAGATAATAATTATATGCACACGTTTCTGAATTAGATCTATTAGACAGGTTAATATAGATTAGGTgttaatgaactgcagtagtagtacaataagcaagtgacattttttttggctaacacttttcagggaatgtgggaaacagctgttccaatgaaaagttagatatcttgaacattatagttgtaattgtgaattaataaatgatggcgctccatatatgacagagttttgtagacaaaggatactggcctatgctgaaatatcaaagtctctgcagagcacgacacatggccaaaaagactgagaccaactgacctttgaccctgaccgacagtgtaacttgagaaggcactgtcaatgactgactctggggtgaacctgaccaaacgtgactttacaacctgacagtgtgagtgtgaatgtgagtgtatgtctgcatgtgatcagtgcaactgcatgatttaaaacaatgactaatcaagcattcttttggactaacacattattttggagctccaagggaaacgagaggtttcctaaaaattccacaaaaggggaaaccgcacatgtgacccgtttctaatctacttgatatttcactcccacaggaggtggcagtttgcagaatgtgaaactcaaactaacacatgaagattctgtttcttttaggactgaatgatggagagaaacacttcatttcactgaagtgtttactgtggaaatgatggatgtacatttgggaaaaatgtttggtattttctagggctgtcaagttaatgcgttaataacgcgttaacgcaaaaaaaaattaacgccactaattattttagcgcgattaacgcatgtgtattttttttcctcggccgccccgtagtttcagagcgcatcgagtttaaaataccatctacaaactgatgctgctgacagccccgctcctgccgctcgcttgtggcagaccacacttccacgctcaccggcaggcaccgactggccattgggaggaccgggagggtgtgtgcatgtgtggcccgagcgagcgagagagagaccttacgtgcattgttgttgttagcatctggtgctagctagctgcgctaacggatataaggagctgtttaaatgaaaacagaggagcgctctatccacacaactgcgccgagcacttgacttgatgcaggcagccagacagtgggacattgtacgaaaagtcagcacactcatgattgcagcaacatgattgcagcgtccaggcagctcccgttcgagcatatgccttgagttgcacatagctccaacaatcccacacacacacacacacacacacacacacacacacacacacacacacacacacacacacacacacacacacacacacacacacacacacacacacacacacacacacacacacacacacacacacacaatctgtattgtattattgtatgagaggttccaggttgaattgaggcgaatatttgtaatgttcagaggttgttgtgtttaatattcatgagaatatttgtcattgttcaaatgataataaacattagcataaagcatatttgtccactcatatgttgataagagtattaaaaacttgaaaaatattcctccaaggtacatttagaacagatcaaaaatgtgcgattaatttgcgattaatcgcgattaactatggacaatcatgcgattaatcgattaaatattttaattgactgacagccctagtattttcttataatccattattacctgaaggttttattcccatacaggattttagttacacatgagttcatgtgtaaaaagggggaTTGTAAACTTcagaatgtacatttttcatttagggactgaaaggaacctgctgctccaactcgattgttcaatctgatcattgattgacagttttagaattgacctgctccatatctggggataagatactgtttgatggatgttgacatgtttctaatattgattgagttataacaggtaacaaagatgcagaatcagtggccaaggggctactgtgagagatgtagttgccatcctgaagtccctgaagagaaaagtacttatccaccagatgcaagtgaagcgtgacaagatggaaggtctgccgagccacaacgacctaatgacatgcttgacttcgaccaccactcgcatccctcagctcctggatgtgatggccagcaatccgactaccgcgacccggacactgctctatgggtatatgactcttcattggagctgcatttatggccaccgtccgggggtctactccaacatgaccaacgccgaggtccgaaaggcggatacaactggcactgccttcggctacctggttcatgtgagtgctattaatcaatgtatttattctggcagttatatgcatgattgacattgtattgacactctctatctctgtcataacaggtaagtaaccacaagacggccaacgcgttcggggaggcgcagctgtacctcaccgtagaagaatttggatggatgaagaggtggctggaaattaagggtacgctgacctgcacccagagccgttactttctgtacacagaggggaagaacccgttcaggaagcttgcctactccctgaggttggcatgggctgatgtggggctccgcagtcccattaacttcaccgacctccgcacagtccacgccgataatgcgaagaggtttcaagacaaaggcaaccgccaaagagtgagtgatttcatgtgtcacaacactgcaactgcggacaaattttacgcgaataatccttctttgaaggaggctgcggacattcggttgctcttcacacagtcacttcaagcagcggcggcggcatcgacagcagcagcagcagcgggaaatgaagacacttttgcgggtattgacatcgacagtgacaactctggagaggagcacagcccggctccctaccaagactccctaccaagacatgtcccgaagagggaccagtcactggccgaacacaacccctcagacatgggtgaagagagggtgccatactctgccccaacttcacccactgttgccagtgatcaacttgtaaatatgcagtgtgttgttgtaatcagtccccttgtaaatacgttatatcctgtttgaatttatttattactgtcaatattactgtaaataaagtttgttaaaattactaagtgttctgtttttaatcccactatgggttttcttcttttaagatccccaggggcacgatattctggttctggtggtagcatgtaggtgtttagtccgagtgaggagtgctcaagtgtgggatgatttgtaaggtagaagagggtaaaaaaagttaaagtgtgaacctccagcagggcaggtggtgctgtgaagaaggccgactatgggtgccgatgggcggacggcaaagcaccgcaaagtagaccccctttaagtgtagccaggggcacgagcaaaatcctccatggaggttgggtgctgctgctgtgaagaaggccgactatgggtgccgatgggcggacggcaaagcaccgcaaagtagaccccctttaagtgtagccaggggcacgagcaaaatcctccatggaggttgggtgctgctgctgtgaagaaggccgactatgggtgccaatgggcggacggcaaagcaccgcaaagtagaccccctttaagtgtagccaggggcacgagcaaaatcctccatggaggttgggtgctgctgctgtgaagaaggccgactatgggtgccgatgggcggacggcaaagcaccgcaaagtagaccccctttaagtgtagccaggggcacgagcaaaatcctccatggaggttgggtgctgctgctgtgaagaaggccgactatgggtgctgatgggcggacggtaaagcaccgcaaagtagaccccctttaagtgtagccaggggcacgagaaacatcctccatggaggttgggtgctgctgctgtgaagaaggccgactatgggtgctgatgggcggacggtaaagcaccgcaaagtagaccccctttaagtgtagccaggggcacgagaaacatcctccatggaggttgggtgctgctgctgtgaggaaggccgactatgggtgctgatgggcggacggtaaagcaccgcaaagtagaccccctttaagtgtagccaggggcacgagaaacatcctccatggaggttgggtgctgctgctgtgaagaaggccgactatgggtgccgatgggcggacggtaaagcaccgcaaagtagacccccctttaagattcccaggggcacgagattcttgagggtgtgatcatcttggtttagtccgtgggggagtgcttaagttcgggggcccggggacccaaggtgctcgaggttctggaggtacatgggagggatcctggagctcctcagtccgtgttttgggggtcttggagcggccacagagaggtgcttttccccggggtatgtcatggaagtctgaaataacctgtttgctcatgtcagggagagatgctggggctgctgcgtccgtgttttgggggtcttggagcggccccgaagaggtggctttgtcggtgtacgtaatgtaagtgtgaactagcctgttttctcaaggcagggagggatcctggagctccttagtccgtgttttgggggtcttggagcggccacagagaggtgcttttccccggggtatgtcatggaagtttgaaataacctgtttgctcatgtcagggagagatgctggggctgctgcgtccttgttttgggggtcttggagcggccccgaagaggtggctttgtcggtgtacctaatgggtaagaaagccagtctacacaggtcgtgaaatgtgattgaaatgtacagagtgctgtacatttcaatcacttttaatgggagtcgtgaggtgtggatgaaatggccatatctcccttaaattcacatcaaactcacccatctttcacacactaattcatgggtaacagagccatgtgcaccatgtatttaaagtaatgttagccagctttcagacactaattcgtgggtaataaaggcctgtacatctccctgtttgaaagggccatatctcccttaaattcacagcaaatttacccatctttcacacactatttcatgggtaataaagccatgtgcacactgtatttaaagggctgcaggaacactttacccgccttttaaacaccttttcctgggtaaacaatccatgtatttccgcctgctttccatcagcacccgccagtcatttcaaacggtttcaaatcgttttttcacttttaaaaacagctttctgccctgtaaatgatttctaatcattattaccgtcatggaggagctgcagggacactttacccgccttttaaacaccttttcctgggtaaacaatccatttatttccgcctgctttccatcagcacccgccagtcatttcaaacggtttcaaatcgttttttcacttttaaaaagagctttctgccctggcaattatatctaatcattattaccgtcatggaggagctgcagggacactttacccgccttttaaacaccttttcctgggtaaacaatccatttatttccgcctgctttccatcagcacccgc
This region of Pseudochaenichthys georgianus chromosome 6, fPseGeo1.2, whole genome shotgun sequence genomic DNA includes:
- the LOC139433977 gene encoding uncharacterized protein, whose translation is MQVKRDKMEGLPSHNDLMTCLTSTTTRIPQLLDVMASNPTTATRTLLYGYMTLHWSCIYGHRPGVYSNMTNAEVRKADTTGTAFGYLVHVSNHKTANAFGEAQLYLTVEEFGWMKRWLEIKGTLTCTQSRYFLYTEGKNPFRKLAYSLRLAWADVGLRSPINFTDLRTVHADNAKRFQDKGNRQRVSDFMCHNTATADKFYANNPSLKEAADIRLLFTQSLQAAAAASTAAAAAGNEDTFAGIDIDSDNSGEEHSPAPYQDSLPRHVPKRDQSLAEHNPSDMGEERVPYSAPTSPTVASDQLVNMQCVVVISPLVNTLYPV